The genomic DNA TCGCGGCAGTCAGCGCATTGGCCTTGTCCGGGCGGTCCAGCGTCACGACCGCCAGACCGCCCTCGCGCGCGGTGCGGATCACGCCACGCCGACCTGTCTGCGGATGTCGTCCTCGCGCAGGGAAATGTCCTTGCCCAGCCAGGGATCGGCCTCGGCGGTGCACATCCAAACCAGCGCCTGTGCGGCCCATTCGGGCGGAATATGCGCCGACCAGTCCAGTTGCGACACCGGGCCGATGCCCGATTGCTTGATCTCGCGCTGCATGTCGGTCGCGACGGTGCCCGGCGACAGTCCCATCACCCGCAACCCCTTGCCCCGGTTTTCCCGGTCGGCCACCTGCGTCAGCATGAAGGCGCCCGCCTTGCTGGCGCAATAGGCGGACCAGCCTTCCAGCGGGTTATGCGCGGCCCCCGACGACACGGTCAGGATCGTCCCGGACCCTTGCGCGATCATCGGCCCCATCGCCGCACGCATGCCGTGCATCACGCCCTTGAGG from Loktanella sp. M215 includes the following:
- a CDS encoding SDR family oxidoreductase; its protein translation is MKNFDLSGQTVLITGASRGIGAAAAQAFAAAGANVALVARSRERIAELAGEIGKTALAIPCDVSRYWEVEQAVSATVKTFGRIDVIVNNAGVVDPIGVLSHTDPEAWGKTIDINLKGVMHGMRAAMGPMIAQGSGTILTVSSGAAHNPLEGWSAYCASKAGAFMLTQVADRENRGKGLRVMGLSPGTVATDMQREIKQSGIGPVSQLDWSAHIPPEWAAQALVWMCTAEADPWLGKDISLREDDIRRQVGVA